acaaaaaacagatttaactAGTAGCACAGCTTGAACGTTTCTATTCGGACACATTTTAGGAAAAACCTATTGTTTGGAATAGTAGTggtattgttaaaaatatgatAACTTTTTTTACTGAAATGCTTTCTAATATCAGTGTGATTGTGATTTCACTGATGTCCTGATGAGACTAATTGAAAAATGGTCAAAATATGTACACTGAAGTGCATTATTGCTTACAGTCTGACTGACATAAAACATTCTATATTTCCCACATTGTGTAAAAATTACTTTCATTGTACCTGAGAAGAGCTTATGATTAAATGCCTAAGTCTAACTGGCCCAAATCTTTCTACACATTATCTGTCTGTACATATTACACTGATTAGCCTTCATTATTGGCAAAATATTTGATCTTtcagtaaacaaaaacattcaaacgaaattttaatatttcagaGACCAAAGCTTTTTATTGAACCTGCAGGGGAGTTGCCTTTTAGCACTGAACTCTGGTGTTGAAGATTTATACTTTCTGGACTTGATCAAATATTAAAACCTTATAAAACCATCACTATCACACCACAAGGACAACATTGATGAAACctcttaaaataaattttgaatCTTAGATGgaaagattgataccactcttatgtCTGTGCGGTAAGCTACAGCAGCtggccaggctagctgtttcacattgttttttgtctttatgctaagctaagattgAAGAGTGGTATCAACCTTTCACAAAATATTGAACAATTTCTAAAAGATAGGTCACCAGTTTCAAGCACATTGAAGTTTGCCATCAGGGCTTTCTGGCAGAAAAATGTCATGCCTTTctttttcctaaatctaacTAAGTAATTTTGTGCTTAAACCTAACAAAATAGAAAGGCTTTTAGACAGAAAGTCTGAGGGCAAACGTCTGCCATGTGAGAGTTTTAACATGGAAAAtagtttctttctctttttctgcatGAACAAGCAGATTTCAGAGACACTGTCTATCTCTTTAACTTGCGTCCTTCTAGATGTCACTACAGCAACCTCGCCTTCTCACTGCTGGCTCATGTGATGGCCGAACGAGTTGCCGCTGTTGACTACCAGCGGTGGATTACAGACAACATTCTGGACCGGCTTGGGATGGAGGACACCGGCTTTGACATCAACCCGGGTCTCTTAAGCCAGACGGCTGTGGGAGTGTACTCCAACGGAAAACCAGCCCCGCTTTATGATCTGGGTTGGTACCGGCCCTCGGGTCAGATGTTCTCCACTGCCGCAGACTTGGCCAAGCTTGCCATGATGCTGCTGGGCGCTTACCACCGCAAGCTGCTGGACCCAGACTCGCTGAAGATCATGCTGACCCCACTCTTCAGGTGTGATAAGGACTACTTTGCAAACCGTACCGGGACGCCGTGGGAAGTGAATGAGCTGATGGGCTACGAGGTGGTGCGTAAAGATGGTGATCTGGACGGCTACTCTGCCACTTTCTCCCTGGTGCCCAGACTGAAGCTCGGTCTGGTGGTGCTAATGGCTGGCAGCCGGTCTCAGAACCAGGATGTGGTCACCAAGGCCTACAACCACATCATCCCAGCCATAGAAAAAGCCTTCAGGGAGGCCAAGAAGGTCCTCTTTGCTCCCCCAAACCCAGAACCTTACATTGGCTTTTTCACctacagcaacatcaccttctATGAGATCAAAGTCGGGCCAGACGGCGTTCTCATCATGCAACAGTTTGGGCCTCAGATTGAAGAGTTGATCCCAGAGAAGTACAGGACAATAAAGCTCAACTACCTGGTTGACCGGGTGTTCAGAGTGGTTTTTGAAAAAGAGTACCCTTGTGTTTTGCAAGTTGGCACAGCCTCAGTGTCTCTGGAAGCCCAAGATGGCCAATTATTTAACTTCTACACGTTTGACAAGCAGGGTTTGTCCCCTGGTTTTGATGCACCAGGACTAAACACATATAATGTGGTCAGAATAGCCCGCAGGCCATCCTTCTCGAGCTGAACTGCAGCAATGCTGCGCCCTAAAGACAAATGGTGTGTCCTTTGGATATGTGAGGGACTGTAAACAAAAAAGTGGCTGTGACCAAATGGAAAAGCTGGGGTCGTTTTGGTAGTTAAAGTGTGCTCTGATTTACAGAGACCACAAAGAGGGGCGgaaatatgtataatgttttgcacagaaaatgaaattaaGAATTAATTTATCTGCTGAATGATGTATATAACGTCGTCCTTACACTGGTCCTTCATTATGCCTCTGAACATTCCCATTATGGCGATACAGTACTTGTGTGCTTGTTTCCTGCTTTAATTTAAATCGCTTTTGTGGTCTTGGTCTCCCCTGTCCTTGAGTTTTCATGAGAAACAACAGCAGAACACTTGCTTAAATCAAACTCATGTTGTGCTCATTTGCATGAATATTTACATGCATCTCCTTTTAAATTCTTCCATGACTATGACTGCAGTTCCACGAAATCATCAACTCATACATGTTTGTATTCCACTggcaaaggaaaaaaatatataatttctttGTGTACACATGAATTACGCTTGTGACCGGTAAAATCAAGGCACTTTCTTGGCAGTGGAGTTGCCACAAGTAAGGAACTGCTGATTTAATGTTGACATGCACTTACATGTGACCAAGATTCAAAATATTTTGGATCCCCAATAAGAAGCGATTAAGGACAGAGAGGCTTTCAGTTGCCTGTGTGGCTCTTTGCTGTTTAATCCCTAAAAATGGACTCAAATTTGTCCCGACCTCTAACACCAATATGAATAATACACTGCCTTGACGGCTGCAGGAACATGTACGAAAATAACATTCATAAGCCAAAGGCTGatatttttccttttatatTAGATTGTGTGTCTGGGAGTGAGATGGAAATGGAATAGATATTGAAAATATAGCTTAGTCTGGAAGCATCAGGTGCAATGAGTGATATTGATGGAATGAATGTGAATACAATCCTGCCTAAACATGTATCTACTGTATCGACTTCCTCCAGctattgatgaaatattgaaagtgaattgcatttaaatataaaatgcattGTTGTCACAACTCATTCTGTATGATGATGGGAAGAAaactaataattataataatttggAACATGCAGTATTGCCATATTGAAACAAATTATGTTAGCAATTTGTAATTGCTATTATACCATGTGTTGATTCTCTGCTATTGTTGAGGCTTGTTATTTTGATGTAGCCTGCAGAAAAGCAACAATTACAAATTTCAATCATGATGATGAATAAAACACTTGAGAATAACGCAACATTCATATTTCAGCTATTAAAGTAACAAAACATCAAACTTAACCAGCAAAtagctattttttttaaacctatgcttcaacatttattttgtagctTCTCAATTAGGCATTGCACAATAGCCATAATCAGTTTTCATCTTTGCAACCATCGCAAACAAGAGCTTTTCAATCACTCAAATCATGTACATGATTGCTGGCCATGCACTATCAGTCAAAACAAGATTAGGAAAAGTTCACAGTAAAGCATTACATTCTGTTTTTTACAAGtttcacagaaacacagagaacatTTTACCAGGATTTTGCTGCCCAGCAACACATCAATTTTCCAAATAACGACAAAAATAATCAAGTATAAGACATTATCCTTCTGATCACATTGTCCCACTTTCTCTCTAGATTCACCCTCTAAGGCATACAGCAGTTAAATAATAAGACAGCAGGTGGAAAAGGCAGGCACTGTTGAACAATGTTATCCATAGTAACAAACAAGTCAAACCAAAtccaaaaagtttttttttaatgacatgtAATAGGTTTAAAGGAACAACTTTTTCGTTTTGGGAAATAGGCTTCAATTTAGTGGCAAGATTTAGATGAGAAGCACAATACAACTTTCAtgtctgataaatgtcaaatgtcgaaaacacttgtttttttacagattaaacaaatgagatgtaatgtgttaatttgtgtgatttaacgGTGCTGGTAGGTTGATTTTGGACCTTTAGACAGCTGTTTTCCCCTTTTTCCAGTCTTGCTGGAGtagtaatgctaagctaagctaaccacctCCTGGCAGAAGAGcgatcttctcatcaaacttTCATCAACAAGGCGAATAagaacatttcccaaaatgtcaaactgcttGTTTAATCTGCTTGTTAGCTTATTCAAATTAAATCTCTCAGTTAGAATACAGAAGTCTTGCAGGTCGTCTCTTTACATGCACATGTGAGGATCTTTGTGTCCATGCTAAGTGTCATGTTAGGAGACAGTAAAGGGATGAAAGTGCTAGAGTCCTTACCCTCAGCCTGAGCTCTGGGGCTTGAGACAGAGGGATCCTGTAAAGTCTTAGGAAATGGCGGTGAGTCTCTGACAGAGCTATTATCCTCTGCCTGGGAGCACACAAGTTCTCGGAAACACTCCCTGAACCTTGTGGAGAGCAGACTATAGATGATAGGATTGACTGCTGAGCTGAGGTAGAAGAAGATGCCCGACAGGATGTGGACGTACTGATAAATGTTGTGCATCAAATCGGTCCACTGGCTGATGGAACTCCACAGGAGCCGCTCAATGTGGAAGGGCGCCCAGCAGACTCCAAACACTGCCACCACGATTGCTAGAGGATCAGGCCAGAGAAAATAAGGCTGTTTAAAaaggttttttgttgttgcaggttaaacacttttctttgttgctactctttttttattgttatgtaTTTTTGATGCCATTGTTACCCCTACTGGGAAGATCAGAGacaccctaaccctaacccaaaaAGAACATTACCCAAACAACACAAGACAATCAACATAATAACATCAAGAATATGAACATTCACCTAAGGGCTCTCCAAAATTCCCAAACTATACATACTACATCTCTTTAAAAGAACACTTCCAGAACAAGCACATTAGTGGTCATAAAAAGAAGCAATCAACCTGAGTGAGTTAGGCAATTTACTCATTTACTAGTTAGGCATTTACTAATGTTGTAACGTATAATTAGATAGATTTTGTATCACACATTATTGAGTCAAAGATTATTAAATTTATCTATTAGTCGATCGCTAGAATATTTTACctaaactattttgataatcggtGGAGGATtttatgcttttctttgtcatatatgaaagtaaaaaatatatcttTGGGTGTGGGCCTgttattcaaataaaacaaacactatgAATGCATCTCATTGGGCTGTGGGACACAGCAACAATCTTCACTATTTTGTGACAAAATGATGAATCAATATGTCAAGAAAATAGCAGGCAGattattctattctattaaaATAATAGTTCAATCATGTCACTTAATAGTGATGTCTTTGAAGGACATGACTCAAGAGAATGTTGTAATTGCAGAAAtacttttatgtatttttccGTTAAATTCTTTTGATGTAGCCTGAAATATCAAACTGAACATGAAGCCACACCAGGGTATAACGTCTTAAAAACGTTTGATGGTAATTTTGCTCAGTCATTTGTAAAATGCAACCCAGTCTGACTCCCAAGTTGTCACATACTGGCCATATAGTGTAATTTATGGATGTGCCTGCCATCAGAAAAGTAAGACAGAAAAAAGTCCGctagtggaggaggagaggtggatggatggattgatgtaTGGGACgatcaaacacaggactttAACCCATGAAGCTGCTGTCTTGCGTGAAACCTCTGCATCAAAAGTAAATGATTTAACTCACATAATGTCCTTAACAtacaaaattacaatattttcctATACCTAACCAATTAGTCTATATATATTatgctaacttgaccacggagcATCCAGAAGTGATGTGAGGAGGGTACCTATAGCATCATATTTTAAAGGGGAGGACCAAGCAGCAGTATTTGACGAGATgagagtgagaacgtgttgcaaaatgtgttactgtgagcaGCAGATGCTCAACATCACTTGGTGATAAAAACACTCTCTCATCCATCTCCTAACAATCTACACATAATGCTTTCAGGGTGCTCTCACTGAAGAACATATGGCATCAAGCTAACTGACATAGCTTTGTTGGAAGCTAAAGggaactccacagtggcaagaTATTTATAAATGTGAGTCTTAGTCACAAACACAGTTTGAGACAATTGTCTGTTTAACCCCTTTACAGTTTAACAGTTGTTTCACTTTTTCCCTTTAAGTGAAGCTTAAATGTTGGGAAATCATCTTGTTCCAGCCCTTCATTAGAGCTATATGATGTTAAAACTGAGTGAAACATTCAAAGCTGGACTCCATGTTTTGCTGCACAGTTGCATCAAATGTAATTATTCCAGATGACTTGCGCATTGTTTTATGCACATTTCCACATAAAGTGTCAGCTGTCATCAGGTTCTGATTTTGAGTTCTTTATTGCTAAATTCTGATAGGCCTTAGAAAACCCTGACATCTCTCATGTAGAAATACCAGTAATACTATTATGTTGAATTTCATCACTTAAAGTAAGAAACTGATTTCGGAAAGTAGCCCTTTAAGATGACTTCTACTGGAAGTCAACACCATCTATCATTTTGTTACATGTGGTggaaaactttttaaattaCGGATATTAGGGGTGGGCAATCTGGCtgaaaaaatacaattacaatCTATTTAATCGCAATCACAATCCACAAtattttttctcagttttgaaATGCCGTGTAGTCTATAGCCAAATTTGAAATAGCCTATGAATTTCTCCATTTGCACCATTAAAACAATATTGCATTAAAGATAGCacatagtttcaaaatgttttctgagTTTGATTTGAAGTCAGAAGCAGAAACCCAAGCCAAAAGATAAcataatcataaaataaaacttttcaaGTACTCACAACTCAATTGCATTGTTTACAATACATCACCAAGGAAACAATTCACCCAATCAGCATAGCCATCTAGTTGTCTGGTTTTACTGGTTTTGTTCACGTAGCGTGGATCCACTAGTAAATCTATATAAAGTTCTGAAACAGAAGTAAGACATTAAATACAGCAATCTCTATGCTCTATGAGTGGCCTGAAAAGTAGACAATGGACGCCTTAGATTACAACCTTGATCTAAAATCACCAGCTTTTCCGCCCTTAATGGGTATGTCGGTGTGGAATGAAACTCATTACAAAGTTGACtgataagaaagaaaagaactAAGCAATTATCAGTTATATTAAAGGGCCATAGAGTGGGGTAGATGGACTATAGTTTGTAAGAACTTTGCTTACACTTTACACGGAATCTCATCAAGCCCCAAAGCTTAGAAGGTGTGAAACATAAAGGCACCATTCAGAATACAAATGATTCACACAAAGAATTGACAATCCCCTGAGAttatttgctttgtgttttcctcATGTTTTGTCTTTGGGAACATGTCTTGGCATTGATAATGCAGATTAGAGGGGACCTGCTTTCAAATCATAGCACAGAACCCACAGTGATGCATGTTTTCtaaagagagacggagagaaagaaaactcaCAGAGCATCTTGTTGACCTGCCTCCTTCGCCCGTTCACACTGATCTTCCTTCGAGTGTTCCAGTATTTTCCCAAGTTCCCGCTGGGCTGCCGCCTTTCTCTGCCCAAATGAAGACCCATCACCAGGTACAGCACACTAATCACCATCATGGGCACAAAATAGAAGCACACTGTGGTAATCTGCATGACCATGTTATAGATCCACAGGGGTTTTAGCACAGTGCATATGGCCGACTCCTCCATCCTCTCTGGCAGGTAGAAGATCCCGTGCAGTGATGTGTTAGGGATGGCACAGGTCATCGACACCACCCATACGATGCTGATGACCCGCTTGGCGTGCTGGTTAGTTGACAGATACCGTGTTTTAAGCGGGTGCAACACGGCTATATACCTCTCTACGCTCAGAGCTGTGACATTGAGGATTGAGGCGAAGCAGACTGTCTCAAAGAGGAAGGTCTTGAAGTAGCAGCCGCACTCGCCAAAGGGGAATGGGTAGTTCTGCCACAGGTCATAAATCTCCAGGGGCATCCCGAACAAAAGCACCAGAAGGTCCGACACAGCCAGGCTCACCAGATAGAGGTTGGTGGGGTTTCGCATCTTCTTGTGCTTTGCTATCACTGCACATGTGAGCAGATTTCCAGACAAGCCGGTGAGGAAGATGACAATGTAAACACTGGTCacagggaggaagaagggcgatCGTTTTAGACCCAGGATTTCAAAGAGGTTGGCTTCAGTGAACTGGTCATTGGTGTAATTCCCAGTGGCATTTAGTGGCATGATGGTGTTGTGGAACAATTGGGATACATTTGAAGCGGAGACCTGCAAAGACAGCTCCATTTCAGAGAGGAAAACTGGAGGGAAATGAGATTGGAGATGTCAACACATCCTGTGCTGATTTCTGGGTTTGTTCAGCACTTGGGGCCTGCTATAAAAATAGAAAGATGAAACAAAAAGTGAGGATTTCATTTGATTAATGGCTCTGTGATGATTCCTACcatttaacatttcttatttCGTGTAGCAACCTAATTATTTCTCAAatccatgtttttaaaaaatacttttacacTGGCATGCTTATAATGGAggatattttaaataaaactaatgtGATATTTAAATACATATCACTAGGACTGCAACTAAGGATTATTTTCAATATTGATTAATCAGTCAGTTGTTTTCCTGATTGTTTGtctataaatgtcagaaaatagggGAAAATGCCCATTATAATTTCACAGAACCCACAGTGGCATCTTCATATTCCTTGTGTTATCCAACCATTAATCCAAAACCCTTTACAGTAACATGTCAGTCAGGAAAGTGTCAAATCTTCATAATTTAAGAAGTTGAAGTAATAGATTGCTAAGACTGTTTTGTTTGCAAAATCACTCaaatgattattaaaatagtagTTGAGAAATTTTCTGTCCATCTACTAATTCATTAAAGTACTAATTATTTCAGCTCTACATATAACCACTTGGATGACAGACTGGTGATATGACACATCCTAATTGTCTAAAACAAcatcaaatgtttcattttggGAGGGGAATATGCATCAGCAGGAGATTTAAGAGCTGAAAATTTTCAGGGGAAAAATGTTAATCTGATAATGTCAGCACCTGGCTCAGAAATGCATTACTAATTAATCACACACAGTGGGTAAGGTCAATGCTATACAAGGAAGGTTTTAATT
Above is a genomic segment from Micropterus dolomieu isolate WLL.071019.BEF.003 ecotype Adirondacks linkage group LG18, ASM2129224v1, whole genome shotgun sequence containing:
- the lactbl1b gene encoding putative beta-lactamase-like 1 isoform X2; translation: MMSTACGCKRKLNCEGQERRWPRITAQSVRNQSWESVSVPFSCSGNPPWDTSCCLWGPTLAVAAPAATVKFEGLTKTNRMKVKWTQLGLVFFLVLSLVMTGCFFWQYQLPKVLPDEGMGRNAKSEMMCPRFPSPLQLEHPIPSLKEALEKVDVLLRQSINPISLPSLSAIVILNDTVLWTGNFGKRNGSDPLSGPPNEYTIYRIASLSKIFPTLMMYKLWEDGKIGSLDDPLEKYVENFTIKNPLGKSRDSELKYVTDGLIFLDSGEVQIRSSSVTLRRMASQLSGLPRRLRATNLLWKGKTQSAINLLQDDVLVADPGTKCHYSNLAFSLLAHVMAERVAAVDYQRWITDNILDRLGMEDTGFDINPGLLSQTAVGVYSNGKPAPLYDLGWYRPSGQMFSTAADLAKLAMMLLGAYHRKLLDPDSLKIMLTPLFRCDKDYFANRTGTPWEVNELMGYEVVRKDGDLDGYSATFSLVPRLKLGLVVLMAGSRSQNQDVVTKAYNHIIPAIEKAFREAKKVLFAPPNPEPYIGFFTYSNITFYEIKVGPDGVLIMQQFGPQIEELIPEKYRTIKLNYLVDRVFRVVFEKEYPCVLQVGTASVSLEAQDGQLFNFYTFDKQGLSPGFDAPGLNTYNVVRIARRPSFSS
- the nmur3 gene encoding neuromedin-U receptor 2; protein product: MELSLQVSASNVSQLFHNTIMPLNATGNYTNDQFTEANLFEILGLKRSPFFLPVTSVYIVIFLTGLSGNLLTCAVIAKHKKMRNPTNLYLVSLAVSDLLVLLFGMPLEIYDLWQNYPFPFGECGCYFKTFLFETVCFASILNVTALSVERYIAVLHPLKTRYLSTNQHAKRVISIVWVVSMTCAIPNTSLHGIFYLPERMEESAICTVLKPLWIYNMVMQITTVCFYFVPMMVISVLYLVMGLHLGRERRQPSGNLGKYWNTRRKISVNGRRRQVNKMLSIVVAVFGVCWAPFHIERLLWSSISQWTDLMHNIYQYVHILSGIFFYLSSAVNPIIYSLLSTRFRECFRELVCSQAEDNSSVRDSPPFPKTLQDPSVSSPRAQAEGKDSSTFIPLLSPNMTLSMDTKILTCACKETTCKTSVF
- the lactbl1b gene encoding putative beta-lactamase-like 1 isoform X4; the encoded protein is MSAQLHVLDDNETPTLAVAAPAATVKFEGLTKTNRMKVKWTQLGLVFFLVLSLVMTGCFFWQYQLPKVLPDEGMGRNAKSEMMCPRFPSPLQLEHPIPSLKEALEKVDVLLRQSINPISLPSLSAIVILNDTVLWTGNFGKRNGSDPLSGPPNEYTIYRIASLSKIFPTLMMYKLWEDGKIGSLDDPLEKYVENFTIKNPLGKSRDSELKYVTDGLIFLDSGEVQIRSSSVTLRRMASQLSGLPRRLRATNLLWKGKTQSAINLLQDDVLVADPGTKCHYSNLAFSLLAHVMAERVAAVDYQRWITDNILDRLGMEDTGFDINPGLLSQTAVGVYSNGKPAPLYDLGWYRPSGQMFSTAADLAKLAMMLLGAYHRKLLDPDSLKIMLTPLFRCDKDYFANRTGTPWEVNELMGYEVVRKDGDLDGYSATFSLVPRLKLGLVVLMAGSRSQNQDVVTKAYNHIIPAIEKAFREAKKVLFAPPNPEPYIGFFTYSNITFYEIKVGPDGVLIMQQFGPQIEELIPEKYRTIKLNYLVDRVFRVVFEKEYPCVLQVGTASVSLEAQDGQLFNFYTFDKQGLSPGFDAPGLNTYNVVRIARRPSFSS
- the lactbl1b gene encoding putative beta-lactamase-like 1 isoform X1; translated protein: MMSTACGCKRKLNCEGQERRWPRITAQSVRNQSWESVSVPFSCSGNPPWDTSCCLWGVRITCSPTLAVAAPAATVKFEGLTKTNRMKVKWTQLGLVFFLVLSLVMTGCFFWQYQLPKVLPDEGMGRNAKSEMMCPRFPSPLQLEHPIPSLKEALEKVDVLLRQSINPISLPSLSAIVILNDTVLWTGNFGKRNGSDPLSGPPNEYTIYRIASLSKIFPTLMMYKLWEDGKIGSLDDPLEKYVENFTIKNPLGKSRDSELKYVTDGLIFLDSGEVQIRSSSVTLRRMASQLSGLPRRLRATNLLWKGKTQSAINLLQDDVLVADPGTKCHYSNLAFSLLAHVMAERVAAVDYQRWITDNILDRLGMEDTGFDINPGLLSQTAVGVYSNGKPAPLYDLGWYRPSGQMFSTAADLAKLAMMLLGAYHRKLLDPDSLKIMLTPLFRCDKDYFANRTGTPWEVNELMGYEVVRKDGDLDGYSATFSLVPRLKLGLVVLMAGSRSQNQDVVTKAYNHIIPAIEKAFREAKKVLFAPPNPEPYIGFFTYSNITFYEIKVGPDGVLIMQQFGPQIEELIPEKYRTIKLNYLVDRVFRVVFEKEYPCVLQVGTASVSLEAQDGQLFNFYTFDKQGLSPGFDAPGLNTYNVVRIARRPSFSS
- the lactbl1b gene encoding putative beta-lactamase-like 1 isoform X5; protein product: MKVKWTQLGLVFFLVLSLVMTGCFFWQYQLPKVLPDEGMGRNAKSEMMCPRFPSPLQLEHPIPSLKEALEKVDVLLRQSINPISLPSLSAIVILNDTVLWTGNFGKRNGSDPLSGPPNEYTIYRIASLSKIFPTLMMYKLWEDGKIGSLDDPLEKYVENFTIKNPLGKSRDSELKYVTDGLIFLDSGEVQIRSSSVTLRRMASQLSGLPRRLRATNLLWKGKTQSAINLLQDDVLVADPGTKCHYSNLAFSLLAHVMAERVAAVDYQRWITDNILDRLGMEDTGFDINPGLLSQTAVGVYSNGKPAPLYDLGWYRPSGQMFSTAADLAKLAMMLLGAYHRKLLDPDSLKIMLTPLFRCDKDYFANRTGTPWEVNELMGYEVVRKDGDLDGYSATFSLVPRLKLGLVVLMAGSRSQNQDVVTKAYNHIIPAIEKAFREAKKVLFAPPNPEPYIGFFTYSNITFYEIKVGPDGVLIMQQFGPQIEELIPEKYRTIKLNYLVDRVFRVVFEKEYPCVLQVGTASVSLEAQDGQLFNFYTFDKQGLSPGFDAPGLNTYNVVRIARRPSFSS
- the lactbl1b gene encoding putative beta-lactamase-like 1 isoform X3, which codes for MHWKNADMDFCQPAKQKSTDNMEENPTLAVAAPAATVKFEGLTKTNRMKVKWTQLGLVFFLVLSLVMTGCFFWQYQLPKVLPDEGMGRNAKSEMMCPRFPSPLQLEHPIPSLKEALEKVDVLLRQSINPISLPSLSAIVILNDTVLWTGNFGKRNGSDPLSGPPNEYTIYRIASLSKIFPTLMMYKLWEDGKIGSLDDPLEKYVENFTIKNPLGKSRDSELKYVTDGLIFLDSGEVQIRSSSVTLRRMASQLSGLPRRLRATNLLWKGKTQSAINLLQDDVLVADPGTKCHYSNLAFSLLAHVMAERVAAVDYQRWITDNILDRLGMEDTGFDINPGLLSQTAVGVYSNGKPAPLYDLGWYRPSGQMFSTAADLAKLAMMLLGAYHRKLLDPDSLKIMLTPLFRCDKDYFANRTGTPWEVNELMGYEVVRKDGDLDGYSATFSLVPRLKLGLVVLMAGSRSQNQDVVTKAYNHIIPAIEKAFREAKKVLFAPPNPEPYIGFFTYSNITFYEIKVGPDGVLIMQQFGPQIEELIPEKYRTIKLNYLVDRVFRVVFEKEYPCVLQVGTASVSLEAQDGQLFNFYTFDKQGLSPGFDAPGLNTYNVVRIARRPSFSS